The Sulfurihydrogenibium sp. YO3AOP1 genome has a window encoding:
- a CDS encoding methyltransferase, with product MNQEILIKEDEDISPFIRGKIKIIQKREGYRFNIDSLLLVDFLNIKSSGKIIDIGTGSGIIPILISLKYKNLKLYALEVQEDLFDIAKRNFQINNVHVQIALGNVKDVKKIYNHQYFDYVVINPPYFKEGNYKNIQEKIARSEALAKLEDFIYGSWYLLKNKGKLHLINITERFSETVSLLKKYNIQPKRYRFVHPSINEKATHFLVEASKNSKEGGEIVEAPLIIYENPKEKKYTDYVWNLLENGF from the coding sequence GTGAATCAAGAAATTCTAATAAAAGAAGATGAAGATATCTCACCTTTTATTAGAGGAAAGATAAAAATCATTCAAAAAAGGGAAGGCTATAGGTTTAATATTGATAGCCTTCTTCTTGTTGATTTTTTAAACATCAAATCATCCGGAAAAATCATAGATATAGGAACGGGAAGCGGTATCATACCAATTCTAATTAGTCTTAAATATAAAAATCTTAAACTTTATGCTTTAGAAGTTCAGGAAGATTTATTTGATATTGCCAAAAGAAATTTTCAAATTAACAACGTCCATGTTCAAATAGCACTCGGAAATGTTAAGGATGTAAAAAAGATTTATAATCATCAGTATTTTGATTATGTAGTAATTAATCCACCGTATTTTAAAGAGGGTAATTATAAAAATATTCAAGAAAAGATAGCAAGAAGCGAAGCTTTAGCTAAGCTGGAAGATTTTATCTATGGAAGCTGGTATCTTCTTAAAAATAAAGGAAAGCTTCATCTTATAAACATTACAGAAAGATTTTCAGAAACCGTATCGCTTTTAAAAAAATATAATATTCAGCCAAAACGTTACAGATTTGTTCATCCATCAATCAATGAAAAAGCTACCCATTTTTTAGTAGAAGCATCTAAAAATTCAAAAGAAGGTGGAGAAATTGTAGAAGCACCTTTAATTATCTATGAAAATCCCAAAGAAAAAAAATATACTGATTATGTTTGGAATTTATTAGAAAATGGATTTTAA
- the typA gene encoding translational GTPase TypA gives MLLEEKRVPKAVREDIRNIAIIAHVDHGKTTLVDALLKQSGTFRENEEVAERVMDNIDLERERGITIMAKNTAIRYKNYKINIVDTPGHADFGGEVERTLKMVDGVILLVDASEGPLPQTRFVLRKALESNLTPIVVINKIDRPDARIQEVINEVYDLFIDLDATEEQLEFPILYTIARDGIAKENLEDDSKDLKPLFDKIIEYIPAPSYDPDMGLQFLITSLDYDNFVGRLAIGRIFNGSVKVNQQVSVVKKDGTIIKGTVRTLYTYEGLKRVETKEAKAGDIVAIAGLEDITIGETIADAENPVGLPPITVEEPTISMIFSVNDSPFAGRSGKFLTSRHLRDRLYKETLTNVAIRVSDTENPDSFLVMGRGELQLSILAEMMRREGYEFQVSKPEVIVKEENGKKLEPVERVLIDIPEEYVGTVTQKLGSRKGRMINMINHGFGRVRLEFIVPSRGLIGYRSEFKTDTRGEGLINTIFEGWEEWQGEIKTRQNGALIADRKGVATPYAIFGLQDRGVFFIEPGTEVYEGMIVGEHSRDNDLDVNVTREKKLTNMRASGSDENIKIIPAKKMDFERAMEWINEDELIEVTPDAIRIRKKILEANKRK, from the coding sequence ATGTTATTAGAAGAGAAAAGAGTACCAAAAGCAGTTAGGGAAGATATTAGGAATATTGCTATTATTGCCCACGTAGACCATGGAAAAACAACGCTTGTTGACGCACTACTTAAACAAAGTGGTACTTTTAGAGAAAATGAAGAAGTAGCGGAAAGAGTTATGGATAATATCGACTTAGAAAGAGAGCGTGGTATCACAATTATGGCAAAAAATACAGCTATAAGATATAAAAACTATAAAATTAACATCGTTGATACTCCGGGGCACGCTGATTTTGGCGGAGAGGTAGAAAGAACATTAAAAATGGTTGATGGTGTAATACTTCTTGTTGATGCATCAGAAGGACCACTTCCTCAGACAAGATTTGTTTTAAGAAAAGCGTTAGAATCTAATCTAACACCTATCGTTGTTATAAACAAAATAGATAGACCGGATGCAAGAATTCAAGAAGTGATAAATGAAGTTTACGATTTATTTATAGATTTAGACGCAACGGAAGAGCAGCTTGAATTTCCAATTCTTTACACGATAGCAAGAGACGGAATCGCAAAAGAAAACCTTGAAGATGATTCAAAAGATTTAAAACCATTGTTTGATAAAATCATAGAATATATACCGGCACCATCTTATGACCCGGACATGGGATTACAATTTCTGATTACATCCTTAGATTATGACAACTTCGTCGGGAGGTTAGCAATTGGAAGAATTTTTAATGGTTCTGTAAAAGTAAATCAACAAGTGTCAGTGGTAAAAAAAGATGGAACAATAATTAAAGGAACTGTAAGAACATTATATACTTACGAAGGACTCAAAAGAGTAGAAACAAAAGAAGCAAAAGCAGGAGATATAGTAGCAATAGCAGGATTGGAAGATATAACCATCGGAGAAACTATAGCTGACGCTGAAAATCCTGTAGGACTTCCTCCAATAACAGTAGAAGAGCCAACAATATCTATGATATTCTCAGTAAACGATTCTCCATTTGCAGGAAGAAGCGGAAAATTTTTAACATCAAGACATTTAAGAGATAGATTGTACAAAGAGACATTAACTAACGTTGCTATAAGAGTATCTGACACAGAAAATCCAGACTCATTCTTAGTAATGGGTAGAGGAGAATTACAGCTATCCATACTGGCTGAAATGATGAGAAGGGAAGGCTATGAGTTTCAAGTATCAAAACCGGAAGTTATAGTAAAAGAAGAAAATGGTAAAAAATTAGAGCCGGTAGAAAGGGTTTTAATAGATATTCCGGAAGAGTACGTAGGAACAGTTACTCAAAAGCTTGGTTCAAGAAAAGGCAGAATGATAAACATGATTAATCATGGATTTGGAAGGGTAAGGCTTGAATTTATTGTTCCATCAAGAGGACTGATTGGATACAGGTCAGAGTTTAAAACAGATACAAGAGGCGAAGGCTTAATCAACACAATCTTTGAAGGCTGGGAAGAGTGGCAGGGAGAGATTAAAACAAGACAAAACGGAGCATTGATAGCTGATAGAAAAGGTGTAGCAACACCATACGCAATTTTTGGATTACAAGATAGAGGAGTTTTCTTTATAGAACCGGGTACAGAAGTTTACGAAGGCATGATTGTAGGAGAACACAGCAGAGATAATGACCTTGATGTAAACGTAACAAGAGAAAAGAAATTAACTAACATGAGAGCTTCCGGCTCTGATGAAAACATTAAAATCATCCCGGCTAAAAAGATGGACTTTGAAAGAGCCATGGAATGGATTAATGAAGATGAGCTTATAGAAGTAACGCCGGATGCTATAAGAATAAGAAAGAAAATTTTAGAAGCAAACAAAAGAAAGTGA
- a CDS encoding magnesium chelatase domain-containing protein: protein MLSVVKSGGTYGINGYVVDVEVNISQGLPQFTVVGLPDTAVKESRERVRSAIENIGYKFPVKKITVNLAPADVLKIGTLYDLPISIGILASSGIINENDLKDTAFIGELALNGDLRGVKGVLPIAIKLKEVGFKRFIVPLENEEEAAIVNGLDVYGFANLKEIVVFLNGNLEKQPKKIDVDEVLECSLDHIGDFAEVKGQYTVKKALEIAAAGFHNLLMIGSPGSGKTMLARRFLSILPPLTFQEAIEVTKIHSIAGVLKDNIVRCRPFRAPHHTISVLHLLVGDVKLKNYCENSKYIAKNTKIIAKHL, encoded by the coding sequence ATGCTTTCTGTTGTCAAAAGTGGTGGAACGTATGGAATAAATGGCTATGTTGTAGATGTTGAAGTAAATATTTCTCAAGGACTGCCACAGTTTACAGTTGTAGGACTACCGGATACGGCAGTAAAGGAAAGCAGAGAAAGAGTCAGGTCTGCAATAGAAAATATAGGATATAAGTTCCCGGTTAAAAAAATTACAGTAAACCTTGCACCGGCAGACGTATTAAAAATAGGGACGTTGTATGACCTGCCAATATCCATAGGCATTTTAGCATCTTCCGGAATAATTAACGAGAACGATTTGAAAGATACAGCTTTTATTGGTGAGCTTGCTTTAAATGGAGACTTAAGAGGTGTTAAAGGAGTATTACCGATTGCAATCAAGCTAAAAGAAGTTGGCTTTAAAAGATTTATAGTTCCATTAGAAAATGAAGAGGAGGCAGCAATCGTAAATGGCCTTGATGTTTATGGATTTGCTAATCTTAAAGAAATTGTGGTGTTCTTAAACGGAAATTTAGAAAAACAGCCTAAAAAGATAGATGTTGATGAAGTTTTAGAATGTAGTTTAGACCATATAGGAGATTTTGCAGAAGTAAAAGGGCAGTATACAGTCAAAAAGGCTCTTGAAATTGCAGCGGCAGGATTTCATAATCTGCTAATGATTGGCTCGCCGGGCTCGGGTAAAACCATGCTTGCAAGAAGATTTTTATCAATACTGCCTCCACTCACATTCCAAGAAGCAATAGAAGTAACAAAAATACACAGCATAGCAGGAGTTTTGAAAGACAACATTGTAAGATGTAGGCCATTTAGAGCACCACACCATACGATTAGCGTATTGCACTTATTGGTGGGGGATGTAAAACTCAAAAATTATTGCGAAAACTCAAAATATATTGCGAAAAATACAAAAATTATTGCAAAACATTTATAA
- a CDS encoding Eco57I restriction-modification methylase domain-containing protein has protein sequence MNYYADHSEVFSYNKVLSKNNRYLFKFKKVNLHKNNNSRKDSMIELNPFAAIHLYENERIKLGAFYTPPHVVDKVFELINPYLNNMNDVVVADIAAGGGAFLFPCLALSIDYRAADYDDKAISFLKQYFSHEKIFKTNSLVNVSREKFKIGKEQFLIVVGNPPYNDTTSLYKKNEKGKIECDEDVYDRDMGIAFLKAYAKLDADIICILHPLSYLIKEANFKRLKGFTNSYRIKDGYIFSSKEFLFTKDTEFPVVIALYEKNKEGMNYDYIRDFEFKLLNSNKRFILSNYETIDGYIHKYPPRKNEPKLSSINIYYYTFRDLNSTLRNTTFLDKEHSNGIPVNKENFYKYAYLYCLKKFVSKIKKQKEDLFIFGNISPLVNKDFVEKNKELFVIYALKDHKLFKKYLQLVKELFDFYKINDKNIDLQKIEKKLNNYFASLYNI, from the coding sequence ATGAATTATTATGCAGACCATTCAGAAGTATTTAGTTATAACAAGGTTTTAAGCAAAAATAATAGATACTTATTTAAATTCAAAAAAGTTAACTTGCACAAAAATAATAATTCAAGAAAGGATAGCATGATAGAATTAAACCCATTTGCTGCTATTCACTTGTATGAAAATGAAAGAATCAAACTTGGTGCATTTTATACACCCCCACATGTCGTTGATAAAGTTTTTGAACTTATAAATCCTTATTTGAATAATATGAATGATGTAGTCGTAGCCGACATTGCTGCTGGGGGCGGAGCTTTTCTATTTCCGTGCTTAGCTTTAAGTATTGATTATAGAGCTGCTGATTACGACGATAAAGCAATCTCATTTCTCAAGCAATATTTTTCACATGAAAAAATTTTTAAGACAAATTCATTAGTTAATGTAAGTAGAGAAAAATTTAAAATAGGCAAAGAACAATTTCTCATTGTCGTTGGCAATCCACCATATAACGATACAACATCTCTTTATAAGAAAAACGAAAAAGGAAAGATCGAGTGCGATGAAGATGTTTACGATAGAGATATGGGAATTGCATTTTTGAAAGCTTACGCCAAGTTAGATGCTGATATTATCTGTATACTACACCCACTGTCTTATCTCATTAAAGAGGCAAACTTCAAAAGGCTTAAAGGTTTTACAAATTCCTACCGTATAAAAGATGGTTATATCTTCTCAAGCAAAGAATTTTTATTTACAAAGGATACTGAATTCCCTGTAGTAATAGCATTATATGAGAAAAACAAAGAAGGAATGAATTATGACTATATTAGAGATTTTGAATTTAAACTGCTAAATAGTAATAAAAGATTTATATTAAGTAATTATGAAACTATAGATGGGTATATACATAAATACCCACCTCGCAAGAATGAACCTAAGCTGTCCTCTATAAACATCTATTACTACACTTTTAGAGATTTGAATTCTACCTTGAGAAATACCACGTTTTTAGATAAAGAACATAGTAATGGAATACCGGTTAATAAAGAAAATTTTTACAAATATGCATATCTTTATTGCCTAAAAAAGTTTGTTTCGAAGATAAAAAAACAAAAAGAAGACTTATTCATTTTTGGTAATATTTCGCCTTTGGTTAATAAAGACTTTGTAGAAAAAAATAAAGAACTCTTTGTCATATATGCTCTAAAAGATCACAAACTTTTTAAGAAATACCTTCAATTAGTAAAGGAACTTTTTGATTTTTATAAAATCAATGATAAAAATATAGATTTACAAAAAATTGAAAAGAAATTAAATAATTATTTTGCTTCCTTGTATAATATATAA
- a CDS encoding TniQ family protein has protein sequence MNEKFRFYSDRSFLYRYRVQKDDYRETLANAVIPNPLTPFKDELFSSWIARLSAKFDCQVSTFLNIYFPFLRDKRLTARDTDLVLDSELAEIFSQRTRISKTIIYNTGLKSYESYLSETIRDNSRNNLISTVKIKGSYSKSYGLKYCPYCLRENNYFKKQWRLLFVNVCEKHNCYLLDRCPSCNNPITITKRKKGIKFFNCPFCGFEFHKAESKKIPSQSKAVENQKKMLEILNDGYFIFENKPYYSIFYFWTVKKLAKLIYLDEYRKDDALQTEIELHNYPLKSKKEIKSRFIEDFLEVKEGISLFTAIYDILKDRESFDKFVKDNNLSFYILNTFKEGSDYNPPYWYIDLISNYQVGINNQIVTEEMIRNAVKWMQKNGIRVSLRNLTKWTGIDFCSSKKVKVLKEIVENSETKQGSMYNFSKKNYTHKRA, from the coding sequence ATGAACGAAAAATTTAGATTTTATTCAGATAGAAGCTTCTTATACAGATATAGAGTCCAAAAAGACGATTACAGAGAAACATTAGCCAATGCAGTTATTCCAAATCCACTAACACCTTTCAAAGATGAGCTTTTCTCATCATGGATTGCAAGACTTTCTGCCAAATTTGACTGCCAAGTATCCACTTTTCTAAACATATACTTTCCTTTTCTTAGGGATAAAAGACTAACAGCAAGAGATACGGATTTAGTTTTGGACTCTGAGTTAGCAGAAATTTTTAGTCAAAGAACAAGAATAAGTAAAACTATCATATACAACACAGGACTAAAAAGTTATGAAAGTTATCTGTCAGAAACAATAAGAGATAATTCAAGAAATAACTTAATATCAACAGTAAAGATAAAAGGAAGTTATTCAAAATCTTACGGCTTAAAATATTGTCCCTACTGTCTGAGAGAAAACAACTATTTCAAAAAACAATGGAGATTATTATTTGTAAATGTATGCGAAAAACACAACTGCTATTTACTTGATAGATGTCCATCCTGTAATAACCCAATTACAATAACAAAAAGGAAAAAAGGCATAAAGTTCTTTAACTGTCCTTTTTGTGGCTTTGAATTTCATAAGGCAGAAAGCAAAAAAATACCAAGCCAATCTAAGGCTGTAGAAAACCAAAAGAAAATGTTAGAGATCTTAAATGATGGCTATTTTATTTTTGAAAACAAACCTTATTACTCAATTTTTTACTTTTGGACTGTAAAAAAGTTAGCCAAGTTAATTTACTTAGATGAATATAGAAAAGACGATGCACTGCAAACAGAAATTGAGCTACATAACTATCCTTTGAAAAGTAAAAAAGAAATCAAAAGTAGGTTTATTGAAGATTTCTTAGAAGTAAAGGAAGGTATTTCTCTATTTACAGCAATATACGACATTTTGAAGGATAGAGAAAGCTTTGATAAGTTTGTAAAGGATAATAATTTATCCTTTTATATTTTAAATACATTTAAAGAAGGAAGCGATTATAATCCGCCTTATTGGTATATTGATTTGATAAGCAATTACCAAGTAGGTATAAATAATCAAATAGTAACTGAGGAAATGATTAGAAATGCTGTTAAATGGATGCAGAAAAACGGTATAAGAGTTAGTTTGAGAAATTTAACAAAATGGACTGGGATAGATTTTTGTAGTAGCAAGAAGGTAAAGGTGTTGAAAGAAATAGTAGAAAATAGCGAAACTAAACAAGGTAGCATGTATAATTTTTCAAAAAAGAACTATACCCATAAAAGAGCATGA
- a CDS encoding RNA-guided endonuclease TnpB family protein, which produces MTKAEKIKQTIKETKERRKNLIPVIYQLKIQNLSKVKEEKLNRVFLEAKWLYNWIVADINRINISTKEIKEVEIKVGNEFEKREIKYLGSQLKQVIQDRVKNNLKALKSLKENGHKVGRLKFKKSISSISLKQYKVSFDIDFERNKVRIQGLGWFRVLGLHQIPQDYEIANAQLIKKPSGYYVYLTCYVKKEYFERDKVGDAIGIDFGVANKLTLSNGLTVDFKIEESKRLKKLQKELARRKKGSKNWIKTQKKIQREHERLTNKRKEIHNKLLALFRHYGTVIYQDDNIKSWQEGWFGSQIQHSGIGMLKARLKDRLATIPVDRFEATTQECCVCGYKQKISLSNRIYCCPVCGNTINRDLNSAINILKKGLDLSQNQVVGVDRSDLKPVEMALATKILGSNPYVKVDVIDEAGSPRFYK; this is translated from the coding sequence ATGACCAAAGCAGAAAAAATAAAACAAACAATTAAGGAAACCAAAGAGAGAAGGAAAAACCTTATTCCTGTTATTTATCAGCTCAAAATCCAAAATCTATCAAAAGTCAAAGAAGAAAAGCTTAACAGAGTATTTTTAGAAGCAAAGTGGTTATATAATTGGATTGTAGCAGATATAAATAGAATAAACATCTCTACTAAAGAAATCAAAGAAGTAGAGATAAAAGTAGGAAATGAGTTTGAAAAAAGAGAAATAAAATATTTAGGATCTCAGTTAAAACAAGTGATTCAAGACAGAGTAAAAAATAATTTAAAAGCTCTAAAATCTTTAAAAGAAAACGGACATAAAGTAGGAAGGCTAAAATTCAAAAAATCAATATCTTCTATAAGTCTAAAACAATACAAGGTTAGTTTTGATATAGATTTTGAAAGAAATAAAGTTAGAATTCAAGGGCTTGGTTGGTTTAGAGTATTGGGATTACACCAAATTCCACAAGATTATGAAATTGCAAACGCACAGCTTATTAAAAAGCCAAGTGGTTATTATGTTTATTTAACTTGCTATGTGAAGAAAGAATATTTTGAGAGAGATAAAGTAGGAGATGCTATAGGTATAGATTTTGGAGTAGCAAATAAATTAACGCTATCTAACGGCTTAACGGTTGATTTTAAAATAGAAGAAAGTAAAAGATTAAAGAAATTGCAAAAAGAATTAGCAAGAAGAAAGAAAGGTTCTAAAAATTGGATAAAAACACAAAAGAAAATTCAAAGAGAACATGAGAGATTAACAAATAAAAGAAAAGAGATACATAATAAACTTTTAGCACTTTTTAGACATTACGGAACGGTTATCTATCAAGACGATAACATAAAATCATGGCAGGAAGGGTGGTTCGGTTCTCAAATCCAACACTCAGGAATAGGGATGCTAAAAGCAAGACTGAAAGACAGACTTGCGACTATTCCTGTAGATAGATTTGAGGCTACTACTCAAGAGTGCTGCGTTTGTGGATATAAGCAAAAAATTAGCCTTTCTAACCGTATCTATTGTTGTCCTGTATGCGGAAACACAATAAACAGAGACCTAAACTCTGCCATTAATATTTTGAAGAAAGGGCTTGACCTGAGCCAAAATCAGGTCGTAGGGGTGGACCGCTCCGATCTTAAGCCTGTGGAGATGGCATTAGCTACCAAGATATTAGGGTCAAATCCCTATGTCAAGGTAGACGTCATCGATGAAGCAGGAAGCCCTCGCTTTTATAAGTGA
- a CDS encoding TniB family NTP-binding protein has translation MSQKVENNNFYEDYEHLIPPIVKEIRDNAADKERIEFIRKPKFIRHSKAEAMFKMLDELYYAPREDRMQSYLFAGDGNMGKTYTIKRYAKMKNNQDDLNDIQTKIPVLYALAPVKANYKVLYDNILTALQVPFRTTDSDTQKEVKIATYIEDFQVKMLIIDEIHNGLTGSANQQKEFTNAIKNLSNILRIPIVLVGVGEAVSLVDRDHQLKSRFKPIKIKNWEIDNEFIAFLKSIEITLPLKEKSYIFADEKFITKIHQVTNGITGDVISIINKMAIRAIEKKKEKIDIKLFNEIDYITVDNSKIYAQEGSTLQGEMNCNIIILQ, from the coding sequence ATGAGCCAAAAAGTAGAAAACAACAATTTTTATGAAGACTACGAACATTTAATTCCGCCAATTGTCAAGGAAATCAGAGATAATGCAGCAGATAAAGAAAGAATAGAGTTTATCAGAAAGCCAAAATTTATCAGACACAGCAAAGCCGAAGCTATGTTCAAAATGCTTGATGAGTTATACTATGCACCAAGAGAGGACAGAATGCAGTCGTATCTATTTGCAGGAGACGGAAATATGGGAAAAACCTATACTATTAAGAGATATGCAAAAATGAAAAACAACCAAGACGATCTTAATGACATACAAACAAAAATTCCTGTTTTGTATGCATTGGCTCCAGTGAAAGCAAACTATAAAGTATTATATGACAATATCCTAACAGCATTGCAAGTTCCTTTCAGAACAACAGATAGCGATACACAAAAGGAAGTCAAGATAGCAACATACATAGAGGATTTCCAAGTAAAGATGCTGATAATTGATGAAATTCACAATGGACTAACAGGTTCGGCAAACCAGCAGAAAGAATTCACCAATGCAATAAAAAACTTATCAAATATATTAAGAATTCCTATTGTTTTAGTAGGTGTAGGGGAAGCGGTATCCTTGGTAGACAGAGACCATCAGCTAAAAAGTAGATTCAAGCCTATAAAAATTAAAAATTGGGAAATAGATAACGAATTCATAGCCTTCCTTAAATCGATCGAAATAACACTACCTCTAAAAGAAAAATCCTACATCTTTGCAGATGAAAAATTCATTACAAAAATACACCAAGTGACAAATGGGATAACAGGAGATGTTATCTCAATAATAAACAAAATGGCTATAAGAGCTATAGAAAAAAAGAAGGAAAAAATAGATATAAAGCTATTTAATGAAATTGATTATATAACTGTAGACAACTCAAAAATTTACGCACAAGAAGGCTCCACCTTGCAAGGTGAAATGAATTGTAATATAATTATACTACAATGA
- a CDS encoding Mu transposase C-terminal domain-containing protein, with translation MIEIKKGKVIELDKEYIIENYSINTENNTIDVVLRDTNYNQLITIPLSNLQEKLLEQYEKKNKQEDEKLTPFDKIDEELSKEAQRRLEIVKAVMNAKSVKEREEIAKKCNVHLSTIYRWMERYKKSGETIYGLLPRYERRGGKGKKRIGEKALEIVDKMIKERYLTHQRISAKRLYEEINAELISQKLKPIAYTTLLYYLKEIDRETIYKKREGRNKYLSTINPAKNSFEANYPLEWIQIDHTPLDIQVVSEIDRKPIGRPYITVALDVYSRMVYGIYISLDPPSYYSVGQAIYMGLINKNHYLETLGIEGKWDIYGLPVNIHTDNAAEFDGTNLEKFCMTLGINLVYRPVGKPFYGGHVERFIKTLNKELHNVSGTTFSNTKEKREYNPEKEAVFTLKELEKFIVYWIVNYYHQKPHDGLQGLTPYEKFKEGLTKSNHGIRILSQDELRIARISLLKSDYRNVSKEGIRFKDLHYYSDILVRYAGDNKKYEIKYDPKDITKIYFYDENLQDYIEAYCKTPIPIGTTLWELDKAKEILRERREKITSYKIYETIKELRKMEEEAREKTKLMRKQIESNKTKLSSKEISEKLEKPIDKTEEKPQIKKTNEIKPFDIEFD, from the coding sequence ATGATAGAAATTAAGAAAGGAAAAGTGATTGAGCTTGATAAAGAATACATAATTGAGAATTATAGCATAAATACTGAAAACAATACTATAGACGTAGTTTTAAGAGATACGAACTATAATCAATTAATTACTATACCATTATCTAATCTACAAGAAAAGTTATTGGAACAATATGAAAAAAAGAACAAGCAAGAAGACGAAAAACTAACTCCTTTCGACAAGATAGATGAAGAACTATCAAAAGAGGCACAGAGAAGACTTGAAATAGTCAAAGCTGTTATGAATGCTAAATCAGTTAAGGAAAGAGAAGAAATTGCCAAAAAATGCAATGTCCATCTATCTACCATATACAGATGGATGGAAAGATACAAAAAAAGTGGAGAAACTATATATGGACTATTGCCAAGATACGAAAGGCGTGGCGGCAAAGGTAAAAAAAGAATAGGAGAAAAAGCTTTAGAAATAGTTGATAAAATGATAAAAGAAAGATATTTAACTCATCAAAGAATATCTGCTAAAAGGCTTTACGAGGAAATTAATGCTGAACTTATAAGCCAAAAGCTAAAACCTATTGCCTATACCACATTACTTTACTATCTAAAAGAAATAGACAGAGAAACAATATACAAAAAACGTGAAGGCAGAAACAAGTATTTAAGCACAATAAATCCTGCAAAAAATTCATTTGAAGCAAACTATCCATTAGAATGGATACAAATAGACCATACTCCTTTAGATATTCAAGTAGTATCAGAAATAGACAGAAAACCTATTGGAAGACCTTACATAACAGTAGCCTTAGACGTTTACAGCAGAATGGTATATGGAATTTATATATCATTAGACCCTCCAAGCTATTATTCAGTAGGACAGGCTATATATATGGGACTGATAAACAAAAATCATTACTTGGAAACACTTGGAATAGAAGGAAAATGGGATATTTATGGCTTACCTGTTAACATTCACACAGATAATGCAGCAGAATTTGACGGAACTAATCTTGAAAAATTCTGCATGACTCTGGGAATAAACTTAGTATATAGACCTGTAGGAAAACCATTCTACGGCGGGCACGTTGAAAGATTTATAAAAACTTTAAACAAAGAGCTACACAACGTAAGCGGAACAACCTTTTCTAACACAAAAGAAAAGAGAGAATACAATCCAGAAAAAGAAGCTGTATTTACTTTAAAAGAACTTGAGAAATTTATCGTTTATTGGATAGTTAATTACTATCATCAAAAACCGCATGATGGACTGCAAGGATTAACACCTTATGAAAAATTTAAAGAAGGATTAACTAAATCAAACCATGGAATAAGAATCTTAAGCCAAGATGAATTAAGAATAGCAAGAATATCACTGCTGAAATCTGATTACAGGAATGTATCAAAAGAAGGAATAAGATTTAAAGATCTGCACTACTACTCAGATATTCTTGTAAGATACGCAGGAGATAATAAAAAATATGAAATCAAGTATGATCCAAAAGACATAACAAAAATATATTTCTACGATGAAAATTTACAGGATTATATAGAAGCTTACTGCAAAACACCGATTCCGATAGGAACTACTTTGTGGGAATTAGACAAGGCAAAAGAGATATTAAGAGAAAGGAGAGAAAAAATAACATCATATAAAATTTATGAAACAATTAAAGAACTAAGAAAGATGGAAGAAGAAGCAAGAGAAAAAACAAAACTAATGAGAAAACAAATAGAAAGCAATAAGACCAAATTAAGTTCCAAAGAAATTTCAGAAAAATTAGAAAAACCTATCGATAAAACAGAAGAAAAACCACAAATTAAAAAAACAAACGAAATAAAACCCTTTGACATAGAATTTGATTAA